A genomic window from Henningerozyma blattae CBS 6284 chromosome 3, complete genome includes:
- the TBLA0C00520 gene encoding putative Xaa-Pro dipeptidase (similar to Saccharomyces cerevisiae YFR006W; ancestral locus Anc_8.98), with translation MSKKLADVKEIPASILGKKYPAKEHNLRVKNLLLKTNTELSSDTTALFITGERIEPLKYCDEHKKFRQNRYFYYLSGVNIPRASILYDFKTENLTLFLPNIDWDDVIWSGMPQSIENAQKEYNVDEVVYSDKIIDKINNLKGYKIFTTDLDEVIEPIKNQLIPSNKDFFYAMDESRLIKDWYEIEILRKAAEITDNSHLGVMSALPIELNELQIEAEFAYHAKRQGAHSMGYDPVCCAGPACGTLHYVDNTKKIENKASILIDAGAEWRNYTTDVTRCFPTSGKFTKEHREIYETVLDMQSQAMEKIKPGASWEDLHVLAHKVLIKHFLELGIFKKEYSEEELYKRKVSCGFYPHGLGHLLGLDVHDVAGNANYEDPDPIFVFLRLRRKLQEGMVVTNEPGCYFNEYLLKEFIEKHPERKEAIDYDVLKKYMYVGGVRIEDNILVTKDGYENLTKITSDPDEIEKIVSNGLKKSRSDFHVIV, from the coding sequence ATGTCTAAGAAACTAGCTGACGTTAAAGAGATTCCAGCCTCAATCTTGGGTAAAAAATACCCTGCTAAGGAACATAATCTTAGAGTTAAAAATCTGTTGTTAAAGACTAATACTGAATTATCTTCAGATACTACAGCTCTTTTTATAACCGGCGAAAGAATAGAGCCTTTGAAATACTGTGATGAACACAAGAAATTTAGACaaaatagatatttttattatttatcgGGTGTAAATATTCCAAGAGCTTCTATCTTATATGATTTTAAGACTGAAAATTTAACTCTATTCTTACCAAATATCGATTGGGATGATGTTATTTGGAGTGGTATGCCACAGAGTATCGAAAATGCTCAAAAAGAATACAATGTCGATGAAGTTGTCTATTCTGACAAGATTATCGacaaaataaacaatttaaaagGTTATAAGATTTTCACCACTGATCTGGATGAAGTAATTGAGCcaattaaaaatcaattaatcccatcaaataaagattttttttatgcCATGGATGAAAGTAGATTAATCAAAGATTGgtatgaaattgaaattttaaggAAAGCTGCTGAAATTACTGACAATTCTCATTTAGGTGTTATGTCAGCTTTAccaattgaattgaatgaatTGCAAATTGAAGCTGAGTTTGCCTATCATGCTAAACGTCAAGGTGCTCACTCTATGGGATACGATCCAGTTTGTTGTGCCGGACCAGCTTGTGGTACTTTACATTATGTTGataatactaaaaaaattgaaaataaagctTCAATCTTAATCGATGCTGGTGCTGAATGGAGAAACTATACTACTGATGTAACGAGATGTTTTCCAACATCGGGCAAGTTTACTAAAGAACATCGTGAAATTTATGAAACAGTGTTAGACATGCAATCACAAGCTATGGAAAAGATTAAACCAGGTGCATCTTGGGAAGATTTACATGTTTTAGCTCACAAAGTCTTAATTAAAcattttcttgaattaGGAATCTTTAAGAAGGAATATTCCGAAGAAGAACtttataaaagaaaagtttCATGTGGGTTTTATCCTCATGGTTTAGGCCATCTGTTAGGTTTAGATGTGCATGATGTTGCTGGTAATGCTAATTACGAAGATCCTGATCCtatttttgtctttttgaGATTACGTCGTAAATTACAAGAAGGTATGGTAGTTACTAATGAACCTGGGTGCTActttaatgaatatttattaaaagaatttattgaaaaacatCCTGAAAGAAAAGAAGCTATCGATTATGAtgttttaaagaaatacaTGTACGTTGGCGGTGTTAGAATCGAAGACAATATCTTGGTTACCAAGGATGGTTATGAAAATCTAACAAAGATTACAAGTGATCCAGATGAAATCGAAAAAATAGTTTCAAATGGATTAAAGAAGAGTCGCTCCGATTTCCATGTGATTGTTTAA
- the SAD1 gene encoding mRNA splicing protein SAD1 (similar to Saccharomyces cerevisiae SAD1 (YFR005C); ancestral locus Anc_8.97), with amino-acid sequence MVEEKRKLNPISSDTYNERFKRLKSQPNLSMLDTINIKLLDFDFDKVCCISSSSINVYCCLTCGKYLQGRLENTPAFIHSLNFNHRLFINFQTLKIYILPDNTLFHDEGTISVINEIRHLISPTFEEEEISTFPKRCLSLNKKEYLTGFVNLNSTSDTSYITTIVLAFAHITPIRDYFLLKKDDVGDILKSPNLENKLGLLIRKIWSPQLAKPHISPNELIDYLNIHQKSNNESTPSQQTVPLKNPTTFLLTLIHQLSKTSNNLKTILFENLQGKIDIKSSSTVTKNIIDQPVDDESKKKIKAKNKIVHTPFWLLKLELPSMPILKKGLKADDIPRVKLGTLLSKYNGTVSTHAAGNQLRSLKLKSLPNYLIIQYDRFKNNLHVNGIKNGFSVRNRNQTLIDYPMKMKLLNREYQLIMNIIHKSSSIPALNNVNDIDDTSSWLIQINDETTDEWWEINERSVSRKEKQLLFLGEVFLQIWRAK; translated from the coding sequence ATGgtagaagaaaaaagaaagctGAATCCCATATCAAGTGATACATATAATGAAAGgtttaaaagattaaaatcGCAGCCTAATCTCTCGATGTTAGatactattaatattaaacttCTTGATTTCGATTTTGATAAAGTTTGCTGTATTTCATCATCCTCAATAAATGTTTATTGTTGCCTCACTTGTGGGAAGTATTTGCAGGGTAGATTAGAGAATACACCAGCTTTTATTCACtcattaaatttcaatCATCGTCTGttcattaattttcaaactttaaaaatatatatattaccaGATAATACTCTTTTCCATGATGAGGGTACTATTTCAGTCATTAACGAAATCCGACATTTAATTAGTCCAacatttgaagaagaagaaattagtACATTCCCAAAAAGATGCTTAAGtttaaacaaaaaggaATATCTCACTGGATTTGTAAATCTTAATAGTACATCTGATACATCCTATATAACAACTATAGTTCTGGCATTTGCTCATATTACACCTATCCGTGACTATTTTTTACTAAAGAAGGATGATGTAggtgatattttaaaaagtcCAAATCTAGAAAATAAGTTGGGTTTGCTAATTAGAAAGATTTGGTCACCTCAGTTAGCAAAGCCTCATATATCACCAAACGAATTAatagattatttaaatattcatcaaAAGAGTAACAATGAATCAACTCCTAGTCAGCAAACTGTTCCCTTAAAAAATCCAACAACTTTTCTACTAACTTTAATACATCAATTAAGTAAAACATCAAATAATCTGAAAACTATACTCTTCGAAAATTTACAAGGTAAAATAGATATAAAAAGTAGTAGTACAGttactaaaaatataatagatCAACCTGTAGATGAtgaaagtaaaaaaaaaatcaaagcaaagaataaaattgtGCACACCCCATTCTGGTTGTTAAAACTTGAATTACCTAGTATGCCAATCTTAAAGAAAGGGTTAAAAGCTGATGATATTCCAAGAGTCAAATTGGGAACTCTCTTATCGAAATATAATGGAACCGTTTCCACACACGCAGCTGGAAACCAATTAAGGTccttaaaattaaaaagttTGCCTAATTACTTGATAATTCAGTACGatagatttaaaaataacttACATGTTAATGGGATCAAAAATGGATTTTCTGTGCGGAATAGAAATCAAactttaattgattatccaatgaaaatgaaactaCTCAATAGAGAGTATCAACTAATAATGAACATCATTCATAAAAGTAGCTCTATCCCAGCACTTAATAATGTAAACGATATTGATGACACAAGTTCATGGCTCATCCaaattaatgatgaaaCAACAGACGAATGGTGGGAAATAAATGAAAGATCGGTAAgtagaaaagaaaaacaactTTTATTTCTTGGTGAAgtatttcttcaaatttggAGGGcaaaatga
- the RPN11 gene encoding proteasome regulatory particle lid subunit RPN11 (similar to Saccharomyces cerevisiae RPN11 (YFR004W); ancestral locus Anc_8.96), with product MERLQRLMMHSKIDGEDSNRDDTKETVYISSIALLKMLKHGRAGVPMEVMGLMLGEFVDDYTVEVVDVFAMPQSGTGVSVEAVDDVFQAKMMDMLKQTGRDQMVVGWYHSHPGFGCWLSSVDVNTQKSFEQLNSRAVAVVVDPIQSVKGKVVIDAFRLFDSATMVNNQEPRQTTSNAGLLNKANIQALIHGLNRHYYSLNIDYNKTPDETKMLMNLHKEAWQSGLRMYDYEEKETNNLKATQKMVKIAKLYSKRIEEERELSDDELKTRYVGKQDPKKHLSETADKALEENIVSMLTASVNSVTIK from the coding sequence atggaGAGATTACAAAGATTAATGATGCACAGCAAGATCGATGGAGAAGATTCTAACCGTGACGATACAAAGGAAACGGTATACATCTCATCGATTGCTCTTCTAAAAATGCTAAAACATGGTAGGGCCGGTGTACCCATGGAGGTTATGGGCTTAATGTTGGGTGAGTTTGTCGATGATTATACTGTAGAGGTAGTAGATGTTTTTGCTATGCCTCAATCTGGTACTGGTGTTTCTGTTGAAGCTGTAGATGATGTTTTTCAAGCTAAAATGATGGATATGCTAAAACAAACAGGTAGAGATCAAATGGTAGTGGGTTGGTACCATTCACATCCCGGTTTTGGCTGTTGGCTATCATCTGTTGATGTGAATACTCAAAAATCCTTTGAACAATTGAATAGCAGGGCGGTAGCCGTTGTTGTTGATCCAATTCAGTCTGTTAAAGGTAAAGTGGTTATTGATGCCTTTAGATTATTCGACTCTGCTACAATGGTAAATAATCAAGAACCAAGGCAAACAACATCTAATGCtggtttattaaataaggCTAATATCCAAGCCTTGATACATGGCTTAAATAGACATTATTACTCATTAAATATCGATTATAACAAAACTCCTGATGAAACAAAAATGTTAATGAATTTGCATAAGGAGGCATGGCAATCAGGATTAAGAATGTATGACtatgaagaaaaagaaaccaATAATCTCAAAGCGACTCAGAAAATGGTTAAAATTGCAAAGCTGTATTCCAAACGAATTGAAGAAGAGAGGGAGTTatctgatgatgaattaaaaactCGCTATGTTGGTAAACAAGATCCTAAGAAGCATTTATCAGAAACAGCAGATAAAGCTTTGGAAGAAAATATAGTTTCAATGCTAACTGCAAGTGTAAACTCGGtaacaattaaatga
- the YPI1 gene encoding type 1 protein phosphatase-activating protein YPI1 (similar to Saccharomyces cerevisiae YPI1 (YFR003C); ancestral locus Anc_8.95): protein MENYGNSELQQEPSSGSRTVDQSSIPAVLQLRANGHAEQDRAEIRRNSHRSHIRWEQDVVDNEHMDKKKLKYVVFIIHLNLMKM, encoded by the coding sequence ATGGAAAATTACGGAAATAGTGAGTTACAACAAGAACCATCATCTGGCTCTCGTACGGTAGATCAAAGTAGCATTCCAGCAGTTTTACAACTTCGAGCAAACGGACATGCAGAGCAGGATAGAGCAGAAATTCGCAGAAATTCACACCGTTCTCACATTAGATGGGAACAGGATGTAGTTGACAATGAGCATATGGATaagaaaaaactaaaatatGTTGTATTTATCATCCATCTGAACCTGATGAAGATGTAG